CATTCCGCTCAAACATAAAGACCCTTTCACCTTACTGATTTCGGTTTTACTGTCAGCGCAAACCACCGACACGATGGTGAACCGGGTCACGCCGACTTTGTTTAAAAAAGCCGATACTCCCCGAAAAATGGCCAAGATCAGTGTTGATGAAATTCGGGAGATTATTAAGCCGATTGGTTTAGCCCCCACAAAAGCTGCCAACATTCACACACTCTCTGAGATTTTAGTCGAAAAATACAAGGGGAAGGTACCGGCAACTTTTGAGGATTTGGAAACCTTGCCCGGCGTGGGTCACAAAACCGCCTCGGTGGTGATGGCGCAGGCCTTTGGCATTCCCGCGTTTCCGGTGGATACCCACATTCATCGTTTGGCACACCGCTGGGGGCTTTCAAACGGCAAATCCGTGGTACAAACGGAAAAAGATTTAAAAAGGATTTTCCCGGAAGAGCAATGGATTAAATTACATCTGCAAATTATCTATTTTGGCCGGGGATATTGTCCGGCCC
The sequence above is a segment of the candidate division KSB1 bacterium genome. Coding sequences within it:
- the nth gene encoding endonuclease III — translated: MTEQQKAKIIAKTLDELFPQPPIPLKHKDPFTLLISVLLSAQTTDTMVNRVTPTLFKKADTPRKMAKISVDEIREIIKPIGLAPTKAANIHTLSEILVEKYKGKVPATFEDLETLPGVGHKTASVVMAQAFGIPAFPVDTHIHRLAHRWGLSNGKSVVQTEKDLKRIFPEEQWIKLHLQIIYFGRGYCPARNHEPEDCPLCSKAGV